In a genomic window of Cyclopterus lumpus isolate fCycLum1 chromosome 13, fCycLum1.pri, whole genome shotgun sequence:
- the samsn1a gene encoding SAM domain-containing protein SAMSN-1a, with protein sequence MLHRTASNVSDKSKSSKPKRSTSFGRFEGLKHHSTQAKPEENGTNALAEECETLDSDRPAGLGKKMKAISLTMRRRMGKKHAKSFSEEAGDDPDKDPEAESVPAAEKNAAKSSNSLESLYSGQSSSSGVTSESNGSGQRDSLRLEEDGSYQGPFCGRARVHTDFVPSPYDTDSLKLKVGDIINIISKPPMGIWTGMLNNKVGNFKFIYVDVLPDKEEEEEVPKIRQQKLSKRPRPKTLLELLERLNLEEYASALLLNGYQTVDDLLHLQEKHLIELNVKDPEDRRKLLAAAECRYTGDVVGDAEELRSSHSLQEEDSDCPRDSGCFIPSEC encoded by the exons ATGTTGCACAGGACGGCCTCCAATGTGTCAGATAAATCAAAGAGCAGCAAGCCGAAG CGCTCCACCAGCTTCGGCAGGTTTGAGGGTCTCAAACATCACTCGACGCAAGCCAAACCAGAGGAAAATGGAACAAACGCG CTCGCAGAAGAATGTGAGACTTTGGACTCGGACAGACCAGCTGGActcgggaagaagatgaaggcgATTTCACTGACCATGCGCAGAAGAATGGGCAAAAAACACGCCAAGTCTTTTTCTGAGGAGGCT GGTGACGACCCAGACAAAGACCCAGAGGCAGAGAGTGTCCCCGCGGCTGAGAAAAACGCTGCAAAGTCAAGCAACTCCTTAGAGAGTCTCTACAGCGGCCAGAGCTCCTCCA GTGGCGTGACCAGTGAGTCCAACGGTTCTGGTCAGAGAGACAGcctgaggctggaggaggacggATCCTACCAGGGGCCGTTCTGTGGCAGAGCTCGCGTGCACACAGACTTCGTTCCCAGCCCGTACGACACAGACTCCCTCAAACTCAAG GTCGGcgacatcatcaacatcatcagcAAGCCTCCGATGGGCATCTGGACGGGCATGCTGAACAACAAAGTGGGCAACTTCAAGTTCATCTACGTCGACGTTTTGCcggacaaagaggaagaagaggaagtccCGAAGATCCGACAACAGAAGCTGAGCAAAAGACCTCGGCCGAAAACTCTGCTGGAGTTACTGGAGCGACTGAATCTGGAG GAGTACGCGTCTGCCTTGCTGCTGAATGGCTACCAGACCGTGGACGACCTGCTGCACCTGCAGGAGAAACACCTGATAGAGCTGAACGTCAAAGACCCCGAGGACCGACGCAAGCTCCTCGCTGCTGCTGAATGCCGCTACACAG GTGACGTTGTCGGGGATGCGGAGGAGCTGAGATCCTCCCACAGTctacaggaggaggacagcgaCTGTCCCAGAGACTCGGGTTGCTTCATTCCATCCGAATGTTAA